Proteins encoded together in one Bacteroides ovatus window:
- a CDS encoding ROK family protein, producing MYEHDERIVMTLDAGGTNFVFSAIQGCREIVEPICLPAASDDLERCLSVLVEGFLEVEKRLPRLPVAISFAFPGPADYEHGIIGDLPNFPAFRGGAALGPYLREQFGIPVFINNDGNLFAYGEALAGTLPEVNKRLKEAGSSKVYKNLLGITLGTGFGAGVVIDSRLLTGDNGCGGDVWIMRNKKYPEMIAEESVSIRAVRRVYQELTGKDASSLTPKDIYDIAEGTAEGDQQAAVRSFNELGEMAGDAIIRALDIVDGLVVIGGGVAGAAKYILPGIMNEMNRQIGTFAGASFPCLQMEVFNLSEKEAFDKFLEEKDKMVKIPFSEREVHYACHKKIGIAVSTLGASRAVALGAYSFALSQLNIL from the coding sequence ATGTATGAACATGATGAACGAATCGTAATGACGCTCGATGCGGGAGGCACTAATTTCGTGTTTTCAGCCATACAAGGCTGTCGCGAAATAGTGGAACCTATTTGCCTTCCGGCAGCGTCCGACGACTTGGAGCGTTGCTTGTCTGTTCTTGTAGAAGGTTTCCTGGAAGTTGAGAAACGATTGCCGAGACTTCCGGTAGCTATCAGTTTTGCTTTCCCCGGGCCTGCTGACTATGAGCATGGAATTATTGGTGACTTGCCCAACTTCCCGGCCTTCAGGGGAGGAGCGGCACTTGGACCTTATTTGAGGGAACAGTTTGGTATTCCGGTTTTTATTAATAATGACGGTAATTTGTTTGCTTATGGCGAAGCCTTGGCAGGCACTTTGCCCGAAGTGAATAAACGCCTGAAAGAAGCAGGCAGCAGTAAGGTATATAAGAACCTGCTCGGAATTACGCTGGGTACAGGGTTTGGTGCCGGAGTGGTGATTGACAGCCGGTTACTGACCGGAGACAACGGTTGCGGCGGCGACGTCTGGATTATGCGGAATAAGAAATATCCCGAAATGATCGCGGAAGAAAGTGTCAGCATCAGGGCTGTCAGGCGAGTATATCAGGAATTGACCGGAAAGGATGCTTCTTCTTTGACTCCCAAAGATATATATGATATTGCCGAAGGGACTGCAGAGGGAGATCAGCAGGCTGCTGTCCGGAGTTTTAACGAACTGGGAGAGATGGCCGGTGATGCTATCATCCGTGCATTGGATATTGTTGATGGCTTGGTAGTGATTGGCGGAGGAGTGGCTGGAGCGGCTAAATACATACTTCCGGGAATTATGAATGAGATGAATCGGCAGATTGGCACGTTTGCAGGAGCTTCTTTCCCTTGTTTGCAGATGGAGGTGTTCAATCTGTCCGAAAAAGAGGCATTTGATAAATTTCTGGAAGAAAAAGACAAGATGGTGAAAATACCATTTTCGGAGAGAGAGGTACATTATGCCTGTCACAAGAAAATAGGCATTGCTGTTTCTACATTAGGAGCAAGCAGGGCTGTTGCTTTAGGGGCTTATTCCTTTGCTTTGTCCCAACTTAATATCTTATAA
- a CDS encoding glycoside hydrolase family 76 protein has translation MKKIKTILAILPALLFSCAGDDVEKYIPPTPIAPSEPGEEVVYHKRAKEQFDLINQCYRNNSGATEGLYNENYPKKDGDNSASFLWPYDGLVSGAAALHALGYDVNYADMVDRFEVYYRTPSGAVGGYGSQTNGTTGSGTRFYDDNSIVGIELVEAFNLLNNQDYVTKAKRIVEFLQAGEDDTFGGGLWWNEEQKGQQGVGDSNKPTCANGYATLFLLEYYSVCPQEEKADVLALAKRLYAWTLTNLRDPEDGCYWNDKQADGSINKTKWTYNTGVMISNGIRLYKITGEQTYLDSAIASSEGAYNYFVRPLNGLALAYPDHDPWFTTKLIRAFIDIEPYYKNAGNYIKTFINFLDYAYENARLSNGLFYEDWTGATPKRAEQLLMQDAALESLGMIALYKGETVTEE, from the coding sequence ATGAAAAAGATAAAGACTATTTTAGCTATTCTTCCGGCACTATTATTCTCCTGTGCCGGAGATGACGTAGAGAAATATATCCCGCCTACACCGATTGCTCCGTCAGAACCCGGAGAGGAGGTCGTTTATCATAAACGTGCCAAAGAACAGTTTGACTTGATTAATCAGTGCTACCGGAACAATAGTGGGGCAACAGAAGGACTGTATAATGAAAATTATCCTAAGAAAGACGGGGATAATTCCGCTTCTTTCTTATGGCCGTATGACGGACTGGTTTCCGGGGCAGCAGCTTTACATGCCTTAGGTTATGATGTGAATTATGCAGATATGGTAGACCGGTTTGAAGTTTATTATCGTACTCCTAGTGGAGCTGTGGGTGGTTATGGCTCTCAAACCAATGGTACTACCGGTAGTGGAACACGTTTTTATGATGATAATTCTATTGTGGGGATTGAATTGGTAGAGGCTTTTAATTTGCTAAATAATCAAGATTATGTGACGAAAGCTAAAAGAATCGTTGAGTTCCTGCAAGCTGGTGAAGATGATACGTTTGGAGGAGGCCTTTGGTGGAATGAAGAGCAGAAAGGGCAGCAGGGAGTTGGTGATTCGAATAAACCGACATGCGCTAATGGATATGCAACGCTATTCTTGCTTGAATATTATTCTGTATGTCCTCAAGAGGAAAAAGCGGATGTGTTGGCTCTGGCAAAACGTTTATATGCTTGGACGTTGACTAACTTGCGTGATCCGGAAGATGGCTGTTACTGGAATGATAAACAAGCAGACGGATCCATTAATAAAACAAAATGGACTTACAATACAGGTGTGATGATTTCTAACGGAATCCGTTTATACAAAATAACGGGTGAGCAGACTTATCTGGACAGTGCCATTGCTTCTTCCGAAGGTGCGTATAATTATTTTGTACGTCCGCTTAATGGGTTGGCGTTGGCTTATCCCGATCATGATCCTTGGTTCACAACAAAACTGATCCGTGCATTTATTGATATTGAGCCTTATTATAAAAATGCAGGCAATTATATCAAAACATTCATCAACTTCCTGGATTATGCATACGAAAATGCCCGTTTATCAAACGGACTGTTCTATGAAGACTGGACAGGAGCAACTCCAAAACGTGCTGAACAGTTGTTGATGCAGGATGCTGCGCTCGAATCTTTGGGAATGATTGCTTTGTACAAAGGAGAAACAGTGACAGAGGAATAG
- a CDS encoding SusC/RagA family TonB-linked outer membrane protein, with product MKQSNLLNAQFARRLFRTAFSSWQLLAVMLIVCMNVAVGSKLYAQSNTIAVKGKVMADGEPVIGATVLVKGVSTGTATDMDGNFSLNVASKAVLVVSSIGYETQEVPVNGRQFINVVLKSDVVALKDVVVVGYGVQKKVNLTGAVSSVSTDELEGKPISNVLEAMQGTTPGLVIQQGSSTPGSVPSINIRGLNTMNNNDPLVIIDGIEGSLANLNPADIEQISILKDASSTAIYGSRASNGVVLVTTKKGKAGKVEISYDFMYGVQQPTSLPKIADSWVYAELYNEAAVNSGRAAKFTPEQIAQYRNGGPNVNWVKELYNRNSPQSSHNVSMTGGNDQLSYMASLGYLDQSSMFKGPDYGYKRYNARLNVSHKVTNNFTLNLTSQFARNDIKEHAYWTEWIIEQANRMPPIYPIKNEDGSYNYPAGSNSNGLQRLEEGGYRQNVNDELLGTIQAEWEVYKGLKLIGSAGGRVWNNKLHENRKAFEGTGDTENKLTEQFYRSKNITTNLMVTYNTKIGKHSIGGLLGYAYEGFSEKQFSTSRLTEDSKYDIFVGDLSGDKVSNTGSGSDWAIYSGFARATYNYDEKYLLEFNIRNDYSSYFAKGNRSGVFPSFSAGWRISEEKFWSVLKPYVPSLKIRGSWGLVGNNRIGAYQYMQTVSVTNGISFGDKLAQTATFASTNPDLKWETTRMANIGFELGLLNNDLNITFDCFNNRTKDILVNLPVPGLFGNGAPIQNAGKVETRGWELSVSYRLKTGPVVHNFAGNISDSFNEVIDTRGTEIIGGSDVQTIIKEGYPLYSYYAYRSDGFFQNEEECQKGPHLEGITPKPGDIRYLDKNGDGVIKPDDDRFIVGNDFPRYTFGFTYGLEYKGFDFSMMWQGVGKRNKWMRGESVEAFHNNNEGPVMDFHQDRWTPNNPDATYPRLTMGAESANNAAKSDFWIQDAKYLRLKNAQIGYTFPQQWMKKLYVKNLRIFASVQNPLTFTKMKGGWDPEYTGDGSGRSYPVARVYSFGLNVKF from the coding sequence ATGAAACAATCTAATCTATTGAACGCGCAATTTGCCCGCCGGCTTTTCAGAACGGCATTTTCGAGTTGGCAATTATTGGCTGTTATGTTGATTGTTTGTATGAATGTGGCTGTTGGTTCCAAACTGTATGCGCAATCTAATACAATCGCAGTGAAAGGTAAGGTAATGGCAGACGGGGAACCCGTGATTGGGGCTACCGTGCTGGTGAAAGGTGTATCTACGGGTACGGCTACGGATATGGATGGAAATTTTTCACTGAATGTTGCTTCGAAAGCGGTATTGGTAGTTTCCTCAATAGGATATGAAACACAGGAAGTTCCGGTGAACGGCCGCCAGTTTATTAATGTGGTGTTGAAGTCGGATGTGGTTGCTTTGAAAGATGTGGTAGTGGTAGGCTACGGTGTGCAGAAGAAAGTCAACCTGACAGGAGCTGTGTCTTCTGTTTCTACGGATGAATTGGAAGGAAAGCCGATTTCCAATGTATTGGAAGCGATGCAGGGAACGACTCCCGGTTTGGTAATTCAGCAGGGAAGTTCTACTCCGGGTAGTGTACCTTCTATTAATATCCGTGGTTTGAATACAATGAACAACAATGATCCGTTGGTGATTATTGACGGAATTGAAGGATCGCTCGCCAATCTGAATCCGGCTGATATTGAGCAGATTTCTATTTTGAAAGATGCTTCTTCTACTGCTATTTATGGTTCACGTGCTTCCAATGGTGTGGTACTTGTCACTACCAAGAAAGGAAAAGCCGGTAAGGTAGAAATCTCTTATGATTTTATGTATGGTGTTCAGCAACCTACTTCATTGCCTAAGATAGCAGACTCGTGGGTATACGCTGAACTGTATAATGAAGCGGCTGTTAATTCGGGAAGAGCTGCAAAATTCACTCCCGAGCAGATTGCGCAATATAGAAATGGTGGTCCGAATGTAAATTGGGTGAAAGAACTTTATAATCGTAATTCTCCTCAAAGTTCACACAATGTTTCGATGACAGGCGGTAACGACCAGTTGTCTTACATGGCTTCTCTGGGTTATCTGGATCAGAGTAGTATGTTCAAGGGACCTGATTATGGTTATAAGCGCTACAATGCACGTCTGAATGTAAGCCATAAGGTGACGAATAACTTTACATTGAATTTGACTTCTCAATTTGCCCGTAATGACATTAAAGAACATGCTTACTGGACGGAATGGATTATCGAGCAGGCAAACCGCATGCCACCGATTTATCCGATCAAGAATGAGGATGGTAGTTATAATTATCCAGCCGGAAGTAACTCAAACGGTTTACAACGTTTGGAAGAAGGCGGTTATCGCCAGAATGTGAATGATGAATTATTGGGAACCATACAAGCCGAATGGGAAGTATATAAAGGACTGAAACTGATTGGAAGTGCTGGTGGACGCGTGTGGAATAATAAATTGCATGAAAACCGGAAAGCTTTTGAAGGTACGGGAGATACTGAAAACAAGTTGACCGAGCAATTCTACCGTTCCAAGAATATCACTACCAATCTGATGGTGACTTATAATACGAAGATAGGAAAGCACTCTATCGGTGGATTACTGGGGTATGCTTATGAAGGTTTCTCTGAAAAACAATTCTCTACCAGTCGTTTGACGGAAGATTCTAAATACGACATTTTTGTAGGTGATTTGAGTGGTGATAAGGTAAGTAATACAGGTTCGGGAAGTGACTGGGCTATCTATTCCGGTTTTGCAAGAGCCACTTATAATTATGATGAGAAATATTTACTGGAATTTAATATCCGTAATGACTACTCTTCTTATTTTGCTAAAGGAAACCGTTCGGGAGTCTTCCCTTCTTTCTCTGCAGGATGGCGTATTTCGGAGGAAAAATTCTGGTCTGTATTGAAACCGTATGTTCCTTCTCTAAAAATTAGAGGTTCCTGGGGATTGGTAGGTAATAACCGTATTGGTGCCTATCAATACATGCAGACGGTGTCTGTGACTAACGGCATCAGCTTCGGAGATAAATTGGCGCAGACGGCTACATTTGCTTCTACAAATCCTGATCTCAAATGGGAAACTACCCGTATGGCTAATATCGGCTTCGAATTGGGATTGTTGAATAATGATTTGAATATTACTTTTGATTGCTTCAATAATCGTACAAAAGATATTTTGGTGAATTTACCGGTTCCCGGATTGTTTGGTAATGGTGCCCCGATTCAAAACGCTGGTAAGGTCGAGACGAGAGGATGGGAATTATCAGTAAGTTATCGTTTGAAGACTGGTCCGGTAGTGCATAACTTCGCCGGAAATATTTCAGATAGCTTTAATGAAGTAATAGATACACGCGGTACGGAAATTATCGGTGGCTCGGATGTACAGACAATTATCAAGGAAGGTTATCCGTTGTACTCTTACTATGCATATCGTTCGGATGGATTTTTCCAGAATGAGGAAGAATGTCAGAAAGGACCGCACTTGGAAGGTATTACACCGAAACCGGGAGATATTCGTTATTTGGATAAGAACGGCGATGGTGTGATTAAACCGGACGATGACCGTTTTATTGTTGGTAATGACTTCCCAAGATATACTTTCGGCTTCACCTATGGTTTGGAATATAAAGGTTTTGATTTCTCGATGATGTGGCAAGGAGTAGGAAAACGTAACAAGTGGATGCGTGGTGAATCTGTAGAGGCTTTCCATAATAACAATGAAGGTCCTGTAATGGATTTCCATCAAGATCGCTGGACTCCGAATAATCCGGATGCTACTTATCCCCGTCTGACAATGGGTGCGGAATCTGCTAATAATGCAGCGAAATCAGATTTCTGGATTCAGGATGCTAAATACTTGCGTTTGAAAAATGCGCAGATTGGATATACTTTCCCGCAACAATGGATGAAAAAACTCTATGTCAAGAATTTAAGAATCTTTGCCAGTGTGCAGAATCCGTTGACTTTCACGAAGATGAAAGGCGGATGGGACCCGGAATATACCGGAGACGGTAGTGGTCGTTCTTATCCTGTGGCAAGAGTATATTCATTTGGACTTAATGTTAAATTTTAA
- a CDS encoding RagB/SusD family nutrient uptake outer membrane protein translates to MKTTIKNLILSAVLVVGGASCVDLDTAPYDRETDLTYWEEDPEAAVKALNTCYTYLGNMDEQLYCEAMTDNAYTKQPNDATQNIGNGSYSTADPYVKKVWDGRYTGIRMCNELLENIDRVPDLDPELKKRYIGEAKVLRAYNYYELYTKFGDVPYTTKVLSIKESMSIARTAKATVIANVLADLDEVINGNYLPTSYDADNKGRITRWAAMAIKAKIYLFEGNWTQVKNITSTIMTEGGFKLFESYAGLFEIANEYNSEVILDAQYRPTSREHQMMYVFLPPTLGGYSQLSPLQELVDSYIMLDGKTIKETGTSFDESHPYANRDPRLKATVMYTGNSYTLADGTEVVINCEKGEGKDGYGVGSDCSATGYYIKKYWDNTYRATLYSGLNPILIRYADILLMNAEALAELGELDKTAWDATIKPIRDRAGFTLASALEFPEGASKDKLIEIVRNERRSELALEGHRHKDIIRWRIADNVLNGWCHGLKTNDVVGTDDGYVRVENRTFNANRHYLWPIPQAERDLNGNLEQNPNW, encoded by the coding sequence ATGAAAACAACTATAAAGAATTTGATTTTATCTGCTGTTTTGGTAGTGGGCGGTGCCTCTTGTGTTGACTTGGATACGGCACCGTATGACAGAGAAACGGACTTGACTTATTGGGAAGAGGACCCTGAAGCAGCTGTCAAGGCGTTGAATACTTGCTATACCTATTTGGGAAATATGGACGAACAGCTTTATTGTGAAGCAATGACGGACAATGCTTATACCAAGCAACCGAACGATGCTACACAGAATATCGGTAATGGTTCATATTCTACAGCAGACCCTTACGTGAAAAAGGTTTGGGACGGACGTTATACGGGGATTCGTATGTGTAATGAACTATTGGAGAATATTGATCGCGTACCCGATTTGGATCCTGAATTGAAGAAACGTTATATTGGCGAGGCAAAAGTGCTTCGTGCTTATAATTATTATGAGTTGTATACGAAATTCGGCGATGTTCCTTATACTACCAAAGTGCTTTCCATTAAAGAAAGTATGTCGATTGCACGTACGGCCAAAGCCACTGTAATAGCAAATGTTTTGGCCGATCTGGATGAAGTGATTAACGGTAACTATTTGCCGACTTCTTATGATGCGGATAATAAAGGTCGGATTACCCGTTGGGCGGCAATGGCGATTAAAGCTAAAATCTATTTGTTTGAAGGTAATTGGACGCAAGTGAAAAATATCACTTCTACCATTATGACAGAGGGAGGCTTTAAACTCTTTGAAAGTTATGCAGGATTGTTTGAGATTGCTAATGAGTACAACTCTGAAGTAATTTTGGATGCACAGTATCGTCCGACTAGTCGTGAACATCAGATGATGTATGTTTTCCTGCCGCCCACTTTGGGTGGATATTCCCAGCTTTCTCCTTTGCAGGAGTTGGTAGACAGTTATATTATGCTGGATGGAAAAACAATTAAGGAAACAGGAACATCGTTTGATGAAAGTCATCCGTATGCCAATCGTGACCCACGTTTGAAGGCAACGGTGATGTACACTGGAAATTCTTATACTTTGGCCGACGGAACAGAAGTTGTTATCAACTGTGAGAAAGGTGAAGGTAAAGATGGTTATGGGGTAGGTTCAGACTGTTCGGCTACCGGTTATTATATTAAGAAATATTGGGATAATACGTATCGTGCTACTCTTTATTCTGGTTTGAATCCGATTCTGATTCGTTACGCTGATATTTTATTGATGAATGCGGAAGCATTGGCAGAATTAGGTGAACTGGATAAGACGGCTTGGGATGCAACTATTAAACCAATTCGTGATAGGGCCGGATTTACACTTGCTTCAGCACTGGAATTCCCAGAGGGAGCTTCTAAAGATAAACTGATTGAGATTGTGCGGAACGAACGTCGGTCAGAACTGGCATTGGAAGGACATCGTCATAAAGATATTATCCGTTGGAGAATTGCGGACAATGTATTGAATGGATGGTGTCACGGACTAAAGACAAATGATGTGGTAGGTACGGATGACGGATACGTTCGGGTTGAAAACAGAACCTTTAATGCAAATAGACATTATTTGTGGCCTATACCACAGGCTGAACGTGACTTGAATGGTAATTTGGAGCAGAATCCGAATTGGTAA
- a CDS encoding glycoside hydrolase family 76 protein produces MNSKIRNIALFVSTVFVLLSCAGESKTTPNKDKAEEMFQRVWELYRVPKYGLFSEYYPSSHRPDLTYFNDSTRQAQEVSYLWPMSGVFSSAVLMATIEPEKYTVYVDSMVMAMERYYDTTRVPFGYQAYPVQFGKVDRYYDDNGLVGIDYIDSYLVTKNSHYLEKAKQVLTFILSGWDENFEGAVSWLEGVKDQKPACSNGKAMVLALKLYEATKDEYYLEVGKKFYHWIDKYLKDPERGVVWNSWLTTTSAVCPDLYTYNTGTLLQAAVALYNYTGEQAYLDNAKFLAEGSCKVFFKYTEEGIPYIADLPWFNLVLFRGYHDLYNVTGDSKYVDTMIKGLDYAWEHARDQAGLMYHDWTGRTDEKRKPKWLLDASCVPEYYARVAMIKGEVTNRKINK; encoded by the coding sequence ATGAATAGTAAAATTAGAAATATAGCTTTATTTGTATCGACGGTATTCGTGCTTCTTTCTTGTGCCGGAGAATCAAAAACGACTCCGAATAAAGATAAGGCAGAAGAAATGTTTCAGCGTGTTTGGGAACTCTACAGGGTTCCCAAATACGGCCTCTTCTCTGAATATTACCCAAGCAGTCATCGTCCTGATCTGACTTATTTTAATGATTCCACCCGGCAAGCGCAGGAAGTTTCTTATCTGTGGCCTATGAGTGGTGTCTTTTCTTCGGCAGTGTTGATGGCTACCATCGAACCGGAGAAATATACGGTTTATGTCGATTCGATGGTGATGGCGATGGAGCGTTACTATGATACAACGCGTGTTCCTTTTGGTTATCAGGCTTACCCTGTTCAGTTTGGAAAGGTAGACCGCTATTATGATGACAATGGTTTAGTGGGTATTGATTATATTGATTCTTACCTGGTAACTAAAAATTCTCATTATCTGGAGAAAGCGAAACAGGTATTGACCTTTATTTTAAGTGGCTGGGATGAGAACTTTGAAGGAGCTGTTTCTTGGTTGGAAGGAGTGAAAGATCAGAAACCTGCCTGTTCTAACGGAAAAGCGATGGTGTTGGCTTTAAAACTTTATGAAGCAACTAAAGATGAGTATTATCTGGAGGTGGGAAAGAAGTTCTATCATTGGATTGATAAATATCTGAAAGATCCGGAAAGAGGAGTCGTTTGGAATTCATGGTTAACAACGACTTCGGCAGTATGCCCGGATTTGTATACTTACAATACTGGTACTTTGTTACAAGCAGCTGTAGCTTTATATAATTATACGGGTGAGCAGGCGTATCTGGATAATGCTAAATTTCTGGCAGAAGGAAGTTGCAAAGTGTTCTTTAAATACACGGAAGAAGGTATTCCCTATATTGCTGATTTACCTTGGTTTAATCTGGTTTTGTTTAGAGGTTATCACGATCTGTACAATGTTACGGGGGATTCAAAGTATGTGGATACGATGATAAAAGGACTGGATTATGCTTGGGAACATGCACGTGACCAGGCGGGACTGATGTATCATGACTGGACAGGGCGGACTGATGAAAAACGTAAGCCGAAATGGTTATTGGATGCTTCGTGTGTGCCGGAGTATTATGCACGTGTGGCGATGATTAAAGGAGAAGTTACAAACAGAAAAATAAATAAATGA
- a CDS encoding SusE domain-containing protein, translating into MKKILWICSVLLAMVSCQEDYELNADFAVPTELSSPASVQLDVSSPTPVVLSWSGGGAADGGIVLYEVLFDKADGDFSKPLATVKSDLGAATSLSITHAAINTIARNAGIYPLETGDIKWTVNASKGGVVKRTDKVATITVTRGEGIDNIPAELYLYGSATENSGQGGIPFRCVEEGVFQIYTKLSAGNISFKSATTGETFSYYIDDSSKLREGDGETAVAASEEVTRLTVNFNTMAMTTEKIGSAVRCVWGATFGDIAILNYVGNGKFVGEADIRFLDPSKPETGAPDWLSWIEERYYFLAQVNGGTMCWGRGDGVSAERPVGGEPASFYALYEFQWSQWDHLWKMKGSLDYMHATITIDTNSDGLMIHTFTNVTPIN; encoded by the coding sequence ATGAAAAAGATATTATGGATATGTTCAGTACTTCTGGCAATGGTATCATGCCAGGAAGATTATGAATTGAACGCAGATTTTGCGGTCCCTACGGAATTGAGTTCTCCTGCTTCTGTCCAGTTGGATGTGTCATCTCCAACGCCTGTTGTGTTGTCGTGGTCAGGAGGTGGCGCGGCAGATGGCGGAATTGTATTGTACGAGGTGTTGTTTGACAAGGCAGACGGCGATTTTTCAAAGCCGCTGGCTACGGTAAAAAGTGATTTGGGAGCTGCGACTAGTTTGTCAATCACTCATGCAGCTATTAATACGATTGCTAGAAATGCAGGCATTTATCCTTTGGAAACCGGAGATATAAAATGGACAGTAAACGCTTCGAAAGGTGGAGTAGTGAAGAGAACCGACAAGGTGGCTACCATCACAGTAACTCGTGGAGAGGGAATTGATAATATTCCGGCGGAATTGTATTTATATGGTTCGGCTACGGAAAACAGTGGACAGGGTGGAATTCCGTTCCGTTGTGTAGAAGAGGGTGTTTTCCAGATTTATACAAAATTGTCAGCAGGAAATATATCATTCAAGTCAGCTACTACAGGTGAAACGTTCAGCTATTATATTGATGATAGCTCGAAGTTAAGAGAAGGAGATGGTGAAACGGCAGTCGCTGCTTCCGAAGAAGTAACCCGCTTGACTGTGAACTTTAATACAATGGCAATGACGACGGAAAAAATAGGTTCTGCTGTTCGTTGTGTTTGGGGAGCGACATTTGGTGATATAGCTATATTGAATTATGTTGGAAACGGTAAGTTTGTGGGAGAAGCAGATATTCGCTTCCTTGATCCATCCAAACCGGAGACCGGCGCTCCTGATTGGTTAAGTTGGATAGAAGAACGTTACTACTTTTTAGCTCAAGTAAATGGTGGAACTATGTGTTGGGGTAGAGGTGATGGCGTGAGTGCCGAACGTCCGGTAGGTGGAGAACCTGCTTCTTTCTATGCTTTGTATGAATTCCAATGGAGTCAGTGGGATCATCTTTGGAAAATGAAAGGTAGTCTGGATTATATGCATGCGACTATCACTATCGATACGAATTCGGATGGATTGATGATACATACATTTACTAATGTGACTCCGATTAATTAA